A window of the Arenibacter algicola genome harbors these coding sequences:
- a CDS encoding Gfo/Idh/MocA family protein, whose amino-acid sequence MKVKDQQRREFIKQSGLGLLGLTLLPSAYGHFAPSDRLRVAHIGVGGMGNSHMKWFSALPEVDVVALCDVDEMHLANSLKTMETLQPGKKVKGYGDFRHILDRNDIDAITCATPDHWHAQIATLAFQAGKDVYGEKPLSYDVKEGQMMLKNLEKHNRIFQMGNQIHATDNYHRVVEIVKSGAIGKVHTVRLWKTGAPPNLGNPKSIAVPKGLNWDMWLGPAPYVDYIPEKCHFTYRYFLDYSGGYFADFWCHIADVAFWALDPKGLKSIVARGEKAEGIADTPKWLEVDYDYDDLKIYWTTEPPNVPGAADRGIGAYFEGDKGSLICDYNSREITINGETMTDIPEIPQSIIRSPGHQQNFVDAVKSRTQPESNLAYARNMTLPMHLGLISYRLGRKLNWDSEKEKFVGDAEANALLSRKARKAWRLVTKP is encoded by the coding sequence ATGAAAGTTAAAGACCAACAACGTAGAGAATTTATAAAACAAAGTGGTTTAGGACTACTGGGCCTAACACTTTTGCCTTCGGCCTATGGCCACTTTGCTCCTAGCGATCGCCTACGGGTGGCCCACATTGGCGTTGGAGGCATGGGTAACAGCCATATGAAATGGTTCAGCGCATTGCCTGAAGTTGATGTAGTAGCACTTTGCGATGTAGACGAAATGCACTTGGCCAATAGCCTTAAAACTATGGAAACCCTGCAACCTGGTAAAAAAGTAAAAGGATATGGGGATTTTAGGCATATCTTGGATCGTAATGATATAGATGCCATTACCTGTGCAACCCCGGACCATTGGCATGCCCAGATTGCAACTTTGGCTTTCCAGGCAGGAAAGGATGTATATGGTGAAAAACCACTTTCCTATGATGTTAAGGAAGGGCAGATGATGCTCAAAAATTTGGAAAAGCACAACCGTATTTTCCAAATGGGCAACCAGATACATGCTACCGACAACTATCACCGAGTTGTTGAAATTGTTAAGTCGGGCGCAATTGGCAAGGTGCACACGGTTCGTTTATGGAAAACGGGGGCACCACCCAATCTGGGCAATCCAAAAAGCATTGCCGTACCCAAAGGCCTAAATTGGGATATGTGGTTGGGGCCAGCCCCCTATGTAGATTACATTCCTGAAAAATGCCACTTTACCTATAGATATTTTCTGGATTATTCCGGAGGTTATTTTGCCGATTTTTGGTGCCATATTGCCGATGTGGCTTTCTGGGCCTTGGATCCTAAAGGTTTGAAAAGTATTGTTGCCCGTGGGGAAAAGGCCGAAGGTATTGCAGACACCCCTAAATGGTTGGAAGTCGATTACGATTACGATGATTTAAAAATCTATTGGACCACTGAACCTCCCAATGTTCCCGGTGCTGCCGATCGTGGGATCGGAGCCTATTTTGAAGGGGACAAGGGCAGTCTAATCTGTGATTACAATTCCCGGGAAATCACCATTAATGGAGAAACCATGACCGATATCCCTGAAATACCACAAAGTATAATCCGTTCGCCTGGACATCAACAAAACTTTGTGGATGCGGTTAAATCGAGAACCCAACCCGAATCAAACCTGGCCTATGCCCGCAATATGACACTGCCCATGCATTTGGGGTTGATTTCCTATAGATTGGGGAGAAAACTTAACTGGGATTCGGAAAAGGAAAAGTTTGTTGGGGATGCGGAGGCCAATGCGTTATTATCAAGAAAAGCAAGGAAGGCCTGGCGGTTGGTTACCAAACCATAA